The genomic window CGGTGCCATCTCCAGCGCCGGAAACGGCGTGACCTCCGTCGTACCCGAGGACTCGCTGGCGCGCACCATGGGAATCATGGCCGAGCGCGGCTACTCCCAAGTGCCCGTCCTCGACTCGCTCGGCACGCTGCAGGGTGTGATCAGCTGGGCGTCGATCGCCCATATGCACGCCACGGGACGCGCCCCGAGCGTGGTGAACGCCCTCACCAGCGAATACCACGTCGTGGACGCCACGGCGCATCTGCTCTCCGCGCTGCCCTTCATCCAGGCTCACGGCTTCGTCCTGGTCCGCAGTGGCGCGGGCGAACTGGTCGGCGTCGTCACCACCGCGGACCTCGCTTCCGAGTTCGTCACCATCGCGGGTCCTTTCTTCACCCTCGGCGAGATCGAGCGCCGGCTTCGCCGCTGCCTCGGTCGCGCATTCGGCGAGGACGACGTCAGACAGGTGCACAAGGATCGCCGCCGACGCAGTGTCGACCAGTTGATGTTCGGGGAGTACATCCGGCTGCTGGACGACGAGGTGCGGTGGAAGAAACTCAACTGGCCGGGGGTCGACCGCCCGCACTTCGTCGGTCTGCTGCGGCATGTGAAAGACGTCCGCAACACCGTGATGCACTTCAACAGCGGTTCGCTGCGCGACGATCAACTGGCGGTGCTGGAGCGGTTCGTAGGAATTCTCCGCAGCTACGACCCGGACCGCAGCCCGTGGTGACGCCGCAGGCAGGGCGCGCGCTCAGCCCGCGACCGGTGCCCGGAGGTCGAGGAGGGTGCGCATCGACTGGGCGGCGCGGGCAGCCGCGTCGCCGCAGCAGTTGTTGAACAGGACGTGCACCTCGCGGGCCTGCTCGGCGAGGGAGCGGATCCGCGGGGTCCACTCGGACAGTTCCCCGGGCGTGTAGGAGTGGCGGAACCTGTCCTCCTTCGTGCCCGTTCCCCAGGCCTGGCTGCGGCCGTGGAAGCGGACCACGGCGAGTTCCGGGGCGGTGACCCGGGCGACCGGGGGAACGGAGCCGGGCAGCGTCTGTGCCATGTCGACGGCCACGGCGGACACGTCCAGGTCGGTCAGCAGTGCGGCCGTCGCGGTGAGGTGCTCGGCGCGCCACCAGCCGGGGTGCCGGAACTCCACGGCCACCGGCCACCCCGCGGCGCGCTCGCGGCACCGGCGCAGGAACTCCGCCCCCGGCCTGCCAGGCGCGAGCTGCCGCGGGAACTGGAAGAGCAGCGTGCCCAGGCGGTCGGCCCGGCGGAGCGGTTCGAGGGCGCCGCT from Streptomyces sp. NBC_01198 includes these protein-coding regions:
- a CDS encoding CBS domain-containing protein, with the protein product MALDELIVPAGIITGTPMSRRRLLELWDARVRNHAVVSRIALDLANAGLRTEPDFSVGPLDEEIVVLPLDGGSPTPPSDPGELTAGERDGRPGGTARPGASDARRAPQEAPATPGAAADDAGSDPASGHAEETQGEDPVGLLPQTGLRVGAISSAGNGVTSVVPEDSLARTMGIMAERGYSQVPVLDSLGTLQGVISWASIAHMHATGRAPSVVNALTSEYHVVDATAHLLSALPFIQAHGFVLVRSGAGELVGVVTTADLASEFVTIAGPFFTLGEIERRLRRCLGRAFGEDDVRQVHKDRRRRSVDQLMFGEYIRLLDDEVRWKKLNWPGVDRPHFVGLLRHVKDVRNTVMHFNSGSLRDDQLAVLERFVGILRSYDPDRSPW
- a CDS encoding DUF72 domain-containing protein; the encoded protein is MGEVKVGTCSWTDKALVSSGWYPPGHRDAEGRLRHYATQFPVVEVDATYYGLPSTRNSLLWAERTPPGFRFNVKAFSLLTGHPTRPAALPPELRPALARQPGRGGTDPDLLDEVWDRFSGALEPLRRADRLGTLLFQFPRQLAPGRPGAEFLRRCRERAAGWPVAVEFRHPGWWRAEHLTATAALLTDLDVSAVAVDMAQTLPGSVPPVARVTAPELAVVRFHGRSQAWGTGTKEDRFRHSYTPGELSEWTPRIRSLAEQAREVHVLFNNCCGDAAARAAQSMRTLLDLRAPVAG